Proteins encoded in a region of the Bacteroidota bacterium genome:
- a CDS encoding efflux RND transporter permease subunit, producing the protein MSQKHKEFKPSSWVIDNKIAAFVMTLILFIAGIQGYQSLPKESFPDISLPNIYVSVIYPGTSPKDMENLIVRPIEKECKSIAGVKKIKSNSLQDYCNVIVEFNSNVNIDVAKQKVKDAVDRAKTDLPKDLPKDPEIIDINFSDLPVMQVNISGDYDLNKLKKYADDAKEKLESMKEIKKVDIIGALEREIQINVDMLKMQSAQISMTDIMRAIQSENLTIPGGSVNMNGIRRSIKVTGEFKNAEQISNIVVQSINGSPIYLKNIADVVDSYKEQESFARLDKKNVITLNIIKRKGENLIEASDKIVALMDDYQKNHWPKDLRVTLTGDQSEQTRMTLHDLINTIIIGFILVLLVLMFFMGPVNAFFVALSVPLSMCLAFLVMPAIGFSLNMIVLFSFLLALGIVVDDAIVVIENTHRIFANGKRSIVEAAKLAAGEVFLPVLSGTLTTLAPFFPLLFWQGVIGKFMFFLPVTLILTLIASLLVAYLINPVFAVQFMKPHIENAPKKSLKTTYLFFGAAVLVGYMIDFGMGNLAVVLFLSWLVNHLWLRHKLKKFQEVTWPNFQNKYRNFLVWCLHRPWKMLLGVVLLFAISLVMLVVRNGGVSFFPVADPNFVYVYTSLPVGTDQSLTDSVTKVIEEKVYKAINWPNPIVKSVITNVTVGVTDPQDEDQGNYPNKSKISVAFVEFGKRNGVSSLAYLDSIRMAIKGIPGAEITVAQEQGGPPVGKPVSIEITGDDYEQLVITSKELKRTLDSLKIDGVEELRSDLQDSKPQIVFDINRERANREGISTYSIGNEIYLGVLGTDISKYRDIDDDYNIVIKYKDEQRYNVDMLRNLKIVYRDMSMGGMVRNVPLASFADVKYSDTYGVIKRKNQKRVVTISSNVLSGYNENEVVADVQKALNGFTAPEEVSVKMTGSQEEQAETGAFLGWAGGTALMLIIIILVLQFNSVSKPLIIITEIGFSIIGVFIGFSLFKMEFSIVMSGVGIIALAGIVVRNGILLVEFTDLLIANGAPTFDAIVEAGKTRMTPVVLTAAATTLGLIPLAVGLNMDFVTLFQEGNPHIYFGGDNTAFWGPLSWTMIFGLIFATFLTLILVPVMYLLAARIKNRVRKYTKKPLDTGVAAKRVEDLIEVEI; encoded by the coding sequence ATGTCTCAAAAACATAAAGAATTTAAACCATCGAGTTGGGTAATTGATAATAAGATCGCAGCATTTGTAATGACGCTGATCTTATTCATTGCCGGTATTCAAGGATACCAGAGTTTACCAAAGGAAAGTTTCCCTGATATTTCATTACCTAACATTTATGTGAGCGTAATCTATCCCGGAACTTCTCCTAAAGATATGGAGAACCTTATCGTTCGTCCAATCGAAAAAGAATGTAAAAGTATTGCCGGAGTAAAGAAGATCAAAAGTAATTCACTACAGGATTATTGTAATGTCATTGTTGAATTCAATTCGAATGTGAACATTGATGTTGCAAAACAAAAAGTGAAGGATGCTGTTGACAGGGCAAAGACCGATCTTCCAAAAGATCTTCCGAAAGATCCTGAGATCATTGATATCAACTTTTCTGATCTTCCTGTCATGCAGGTTAATATCAGTGGAGATTATGATCTGAATAAATTGAAAAAATATGCTGACGATGCTAAAGAAAAGCTCGAGAGCATGAAGGAGATCAAAAAAGTTGATATCATAGGTGCTCTTGAAAGAGAGATTCAGATCAATGTCGACATGTTAAAGATGCAGTCAGCACAGATCTCAATGACTGACATCATGCGTGCGATCCAAAGTGAGAACCTTACAATTCCCGGAGGTTCAGTGAATATGAATGGTATCCGCCGATCAATAAAAGTTACCGGTGAATTTAAAAATGCTGAACAGATAAGCAATATCGTTGTACAAAGTATAAACGGAAGTCCTATTTATCTGAAAAATATCGCTGATGTTGTAGATAGCTATAAAGAACAGGAAAGTTTTGCACGTCTTGACAAGAAGAATGTAATCACTCTCAACATCATCAAAAGAAAGGGAGAGAACCTGATTGAAGCATCTGATAAGATCGTTGCTTTGATGGACGATTATCAGAAAAATCACTGGCCGAAAGACCTGAGGGTAACCCTTACCGGTGACCAGAGTGAGCAGACAAGGATGACCTTACATGACCTTATCAATACGATCATCATAGGTTTCATTCTCGTATTATTAGTGTTGATGTTTTTCATGGGTCCGGTCAATGCATTCTTTGTGGCTTTATCAGTTCCACTTTCAATGTGTCTTGCATTCCTTGTAATGCCGGCAATTGGTTTCTCGTTGAACATGATCGTATTATTCTCGTTCCTGCTCGCACTTGGAATTGTTGTTGATGATGCCATTGTAGTAATTGAAAATACGCACAGGATATTTGCAAATGGAAAGCGAAGTATAGTTGAAGCAGCAAAATTAGCCGCAGGCGAAGTATTTCTTCCTGTACTTTCAGGAACACTTACTACACTTGCTCCCTTCTTCCCGCTCCTATTCTGGCAAGGTGTTATTGGTAAGTTCATGTTCTTTCTTCCTGTTACCCTCATTTTAACATTGATCGCATCCTTACTTGTTGCATATTTGATCAATCCTGTCTTCGCCGTACAGTTCATGAAACCGCATATTGAAAATGCACCAAAGAAAAGTCTTAAAACGACTTACTTGTTTTTTGGTGCGGCAGTTTTAGTCGGATATATGATAGATTTCGGTATGGGAAATCTTGCTGTTGTATTGTTTCTTTCATGGTTAGTGAATCACTTATGGTTAAGACATAAATTGAAAAAATTCCAGGAAGTTACATGGCCAAATTTCCAGAACAAATACAGAAACTTTCTTGTATGGTGCTTACATCGTCCATGGAAAATGCTTCTGGGTGTAGTTCTTCTGTTCGCAATTTCGCTTGTAATGCTAGTGGTGAGAAATGGCGGAGTCAGTTTCTTCCCGGTTGCTGATCCTAACTTCGTTTATGTTTATACAAGTTTACCTGTAGGAACTGACCAGAGTTTGACAGACTCTGTCACTAAGGTTATTGAAGAGAAAGTTTACAAAGCTATTAACTGGCCTAATCCAATTGTAAAATCTGTAATTACAAATGTTACAGTTGGTGTAACTGATCCTCAGGATGAAGACCAGGGTAATTATCCCAACAAGAGTAAGATCTCTGTAGCCTTTGTAGAATTTGGAAAGAGAAATGGAGTTTCTTCATTGGCTTATCTTGATTCAATACGAATGGCTATCAAAGGTATTCCCGGAGCTGAAATAACTGTTGCACAGGAACAAGGTGGCCCACCTGTTGGAAAACCGGTGAGTATTGAAATCACAGGTGACGACTATGAACAATTAGTTATCACAAGTAAAGAACTGAAACGTACGCTCGATTCACTGAAAATTGATGGTGTCGAAGAATTGAGAAGCGATTTACAAGATTCAAAACCTCAGATCGTATTTGACATAAACAGAGAACGTGCAAACCGTGAGGGCATCTCTACATATTCAATAGGTAATGAAATTTATCTGGGTGTACTTGGAACGGATATTTCTAAATACCGCGATATTGATGATGATTACAACATCGTCATCAAGTATAAAGATGAGCAACGTTACAATGTTGACATGTTACGGAACCTGAAAATCGTTTACAGAGATATGAGTATGGGTGGAATGGTTCGTAATGTTCCATTGGCATCATTTGCTGATGTTAAATATTCAGATACATATGGTGTGATCAAAAGAAAAAACCAGAAACGTGTAGTAACAATTTCATCTAATGTACTTTCCGGTTATAATGAGAATGAAGTTGTAGCAGATGTACAGAAAGCACTTAATGGTTTTACTGCACCTGAAGAAGTAAGCGTAAAGATGACAGGTTCACAGGAAGAACAAGCTGAAACAGGAGCATTCCTTGGCTGGGCCGGAGGAACTGCCCTTATGCTTATCATTATCATTCTTGTATTACAATTCAATTCAGTGAGCAAGCCGCTTATAATTATAACCGAGATCGGATTCAGTATCATAGGTGTGTTCATCGGTTTCTCTCTGTTCAAAATGGAATTCTCAATCGTAATGAGCGGTGTGGGTATTATAGCGCTCGCCGGAATTGTGGTCAGGAATGGAATCTTACTTGTAGAATTTACAGATCTCCTGATAGCCAATGGTGCTCCTACTTTCGATGCCATTGTTGAAGCCGGAAAGACAAGGATGACTCCGGTTGTTCTTACTGCTGCTGCAACAACGCTAGGATTGATACCTCTTGCCGTTGGATTGAATATGGATTTTGTTACATTGTTTCAGGAAGGTAATCCGCATATTTATTTTGGTGGTGACAATACAGCATTCTGGGGTCCTCTTTCATGGACTATGATCTTCGGATTAATATTTGCAACTTTCCTTACTTTGATTTTAGTTCCTGTAATGTATCTACTTGCTGCCAGAATTAAGAACAGAGTTCGTAAATACACAAAGAAACCTTTAGATACAGGTGTTGCAGCAAAAAGAGTCGAAGACCTTATAGAAGTTGAAATTTAA
- a CDS encoding efflux RND transporter periplasmic adaptor subunit, which yields MKKIITFSLLTIALFACAPKGDDKKAKLEQLKKDQAALKAEITKLEAELSANDSTANKSKLVATTEMKPSTFKHFIEVQAKVDGDEDVMLSAESAGSITSISVEVGDEVSKGQVLATIDDRILRQSISEVQTQLDLAMTVYNRQKNLWDQKIGSEIQFIQAKSGKEAAERRMATLNQQLDMTRIKSPINGVVDIVNVKIGQTVAPGVPVIRVINLRSLKVKAEIAESYISRVSKGDEAIIYFPDEKKEVNVKIDYSGNRIDPLNRTFNVEVKLNDKSGSFRPNMIAILKIVDYKNNNAFIVPIAAVQKSGDGQYVFVKSVEGGKTIAKRKVVEVGTIYNGVAEITSGLATGDEVITSGYANIIEGDEITL from the coding sequence ATGAAAAAGATAATCACTTTCTCTTTACTTACAATTGCACTTTTTGCGTGCGCGCCTAAAGGCGACGATAAGAAAGCCAAATTAGAGCAACTGAAAAAAGATCAGGCTGCATTAAAAGCTGAGATCACTAAACTTGAAGCAGAATTGTCTGCTAATGACAGTACCGCTAATAAATCAAAGTTAGTCGCAACTACAGAAATGAAACCATCAACATTCAAGCACTTCATTGAAGTCCAGGCTAAGGTCGATGGTGATGAAGATGTAATGTTAAGCGCTGAAAGTGCAGGTAGTATAACATCTATTTCTGTTGAAGTTGGAGATGAGGTTTCGAAAGGCCAGGTATTGGCGACTATTGACGACAGAATACTTCGTCAGAGTATCTCCGAAGTTCAGACTCAATTGGATCTTGCAATGACTGTATATAACAGACAGAAAAACCTTTGGGACCAGAAAATAGGAAGTGAAATTCAGTTTATCCAGGCTAAAAGTGGTAAAGAAGCTGCTGAAAGAAGAATGGCAACTTTGAACCAGCAACTTGACATGACTAGAATTAAATCACCTATCAATGGTGTGGTTGATATTGTGAATGTAAAGATTGGTCAGACGGTTGCACCGGGTGTTCCTGTGATAAGAGTTATTAATCTTAGATCACTGAAAGTTAAAGCTGAGATCGCTGAAAGTTATATCAGCAGGGTTTCTAAAGGTGATGAAGCAATCATATATTTCCCTGATGAGAAGAAAGAAGTGAATGTAAAAATTGATTACTCAGGAAATCGTATTGATCCATTGAACAGGACATTTAACGTAGAAGTTAAACTGAATGATAAATCCGGATCATTTCGTCCTAACATGATCGCTATTCTTAAAATTGTAGATTATAAAAACAATAATGCATTTATTGTTCCTATCGCTGCAGTTCAGAAATCAGGTGATGGACAATATGTATTTGTGAAAAGCGTAGAAGGCGGTAAAACGATTGCAAAACGAAAAGTTGTAGAAGTTGGGACAATATACAATGGTGTGGCAGAAATAACATCAGGACTGGCTACCGGTGATGAAGTGATCACTTCGGGTTATGCGAATATTATTGAAGGTGATGAGATCACGCTTTAA
- a CDS encoding pseudouridine synthase, whose amino-acid sequence MFSYYAIYKPFGMLSQFTKEGEHQTLADLSEKFPIDVYPVGRLDADSEGLLLLTNDKRVNSRLLDPTTGHERTYLVQVEGEITEEALDSLRKGLELSIDGKSFITRPAKAEIIEEMPEIPERNPPVRFRKNIPTSWIRLSLVEGKNRQVRKMTAKVGFPTLRLIRESIHEFSMKAMVPGAIENVERAVFYSKLGLR is encoded by the coding sequence GTGTTTTCATACTACGCAATTTATAAGCCTTTCGGCATGCTTTCCCAGTTTACAAAGGAAGGCGAACATCAAACTTTAGCAGATCTTTCTGAGAAATTTCCTATTGATGTTTATCCGGTGGGTAGATTAGATGCCGATAGCGAAGGACTACTTTTATTAACTAACGACAAAAGAGTCAATAGCAGATTGCTTGACCCGACAACCGGACATGAGCGAACATATCTTGTGCAGGTAGAAGGGGAGATTACAGAGGAGGCTTTAGATTCTCTTCGCAAAGGCCTTGAATTAAGTATTGATGGAAAATCATTTATTACCCGTCCTGCGAAAGCGGAAATAATTGAAGAAATGCCCGAAATACCTGAGAGAAATCCACCGGTACGATTCAGAAAAAATATTCCGACCTCATGGATCCGATTGAGTTTAGTAGAAGGCAAAAATCGGCAGGTTCGTAAGATGACTGCAAAAGTAGGCTTTCCGACCCTGCGTTTAATTCGGGAGTCTATTCATGAGTTTTCTATGAAAGCAATGGTTCCCGGGGCAATTGAAAATGTTGAAAGAGCAGTTTTTTATTCAAAACTAGGACTTCGTTAG
- the mdh gene encoding malate dehydrogenase: MKVTVVGAGNVGATCADVIAHKDFVHEVVLLDIKEGIAEGKSLDMWQTAPINLYDTRIIGSTNDYSKTAKSDVVVITSGLPRKPGMSRDDLIATNAGIVRSVTENIIKYSPDAIIIVVSNPLDVMTYCAFLTAKVDSKKVFGMAGILDTARYRAFLAEALNTSPKDIQAVLMGGHGDTMVPLPRYTTVAGIPVTELIDKDKLDAIVDRTKKGGGELVNLMGTSAWYAPGAAAAQMVEAIIKDSQRIFPCCALLNGQYGLKDIYLGVPVKLGKNGIEEIIELKLNDDEMKLLHSSAKSVEEVMDVLDNMNQPAVK; the protein is encoded by the coding sequence ATGAAAGTAACAGTTGTAGGTGCCGGAAACGTTGGTGCCACTTGTGCTGATGTAATCGCACACAAAGACTTCGTTCACGAAGTAGTTCTTCTAGATATTAAAGAAGGGATTGCCGAAGGTAAATCGTTAGATATGTGGCAGACTGCCCCGATCAACCTTTACGATACCAGGATCATTGGTTCAACGAACGATTATTCTAAGACTGCAAAATCGGATGTTGTTGTGATCACTTCAGGACTTCCCCGTAAACCGGGAATGAGTCGTGATGATCTTATTGCTACCAATGCAGGTATTGTTCGTTCTGTTACTGAGAACATCATTAAATATTCTCCGGATGCAATCATCATAGTGGTTTCAAATCCGCTGGATGTAATGACATACTGTGCATTCCTTACCGCTAAAGTAGATTCGAAGAAAGTATTCGGTATGGCTGGCATACTTGATACAGCTCGTTACCGTGCATTCCTTGCAGAAGCGTTGAATACATCACCGAAAGATATTCAAGCTGTTCTTATGGGCGGACATGGCGATACAATGGTGCCGTTGCCACGTTATACAACTGTTGCCGGAATTCCTGTTACAGAATTAATCGACAAAGATAAATTAGATGCAATAGTTGACCGTACTAAAAAAGGCGGAGGCGAACTTGTTAACCTGATGGGAACTTCTGCATGGTATGCACCCGGAGCTGCTGCAGCTCAGATGGTAGAAGCGATCATCAAAGATTCTCAACGTATTTTCCCTTGTTGCGCATTGTTGAATGGACAGTATGGACTGAAAGATATTTATCTTGGTGTTCCTGTTAAATTAGGAAAGAATGGAATCGAAGAGATCATCGAATTGAAACTGAATGATGATGAAATGAAATTGCTTCATTCATCTGCTAAGTCAGTAGAAGAAGTGATGGATGTTTTAGATAACATGAATCAACCGGCTGTAAAATAA
- a CDS encoding menaquinone biosynthesis protein — MIKISVVSYLNSKPFIYGFNKTRFNSVAEIELDIPSVCAEKLLNGKVDIGLVPVAILPELKNYSIISDYCIGANGPVDSVLLLSNEPLESVKTILLDYQSRTSVLLSRVLAKKFWNISPEFLPSEPGYENDISGSVAGVVIGDRALILKNKFKYCYDLAGEWKKFTGLPFVFATWTAITPPDDAFMLEFNSALGEGMKLIREISKNESTHELSENVIFNYLTKSIDFNYDKDKKSALELFLRYASELK; from the coding sequence ATGATCAAAATTTCAGTAGTTTCTTATCTGAACAGCAAACCATTTATTTATGGTTTCAATAAAACTAGATTTAATTCTGTTGCGGAAATAGAATTGGATATACCCTCTGTTTGTGCTGAGAAATTATTGAATGGAAAGGTTGACATCGGATTAGTTCCGGTCGCCATACTTCCTGAATTAAAAAACTACTCCATTATTTCTGATTATTGTATTGGTGCGAATGGTCCTGTTGATTCAGTATTGCTCCTCAGCAATGAACCGCTGGAGTCTGTGAAAACAATTTTACTCGACTATCAATCCCGCACTTCAGTTTTACTCAGCAGAGTTCTGGCTAAAAAATTCTGGAATATTTCACCTGAATTTCTACCATCTGAGCCGGGCTACGAAAATGATATTAGCGGTAGTGTTGCGGGTGTTGTAATCGGCGACAGAGCACTGATATTAAAAAATAAATTCAAGTATTGCTATGATCTGGCTGGCGAATGGAAAAAGTTCACAGGACTGCCATTTGTGTTTGCGACATGGACAGCTATCACTCCTCCAGACGACGCATTCATGCTGGAATTCAATTCTGCTTTAGGCGAAGGCATGAAACTTATCAGAGAAATTTCAAAAAATGAAAGCACTCATGAGCTTTCTGAAAATGTCATCTTCAATTATCTGACAAAATCTATCGATTTTAATTATGATAAAGATAAAAAAAGCGCTCTTGAACTTTTTCTCAGATATGCTTCTGAATTAAAATAA
- a CDS encoding TetR/AcrR family transcriptional regulator — MPGNFGHENSFHSFAAQMKLTSTEDRILNGARELFFKQGIRTITMDDIAGHLAISKKTIYTHYKDKDLIVKSMFQIVLHQQMQHMNHIKKMSADPIDEILKLMEHLGSFISQFNPAVFYDLQKYYPLVWAEFRVFREKELIGFVEDNLKRGIKLELYRKEIKVKIIARLRIEMVNLGFNTDVFPINQFNHAEVHVAMLEHFLHGIVTLKGNKMIAKYLNHSK; from the coding sequence GTGCCCGGAAACTTTGGACATGAAAATAGTTTCCATAGTTTTGCAGCGCAAATGAAACTTACAAGCACAGAAGACCGGATTTTGAATGGGGCCCGCGAATTGTTTTTTAAACAAGGCATTCGCACTATTACGATGGATGATATTGCCGGACATCTGGCGATTTCAAAAAAAACGATATATACACATTATAAAGACAAGGACTTAATAGTAAAGTCGATGTTCCAGATCGTTTTGCATCAGCAAATGCAACATATGAATCACATAAAAAAGATGAGTGCAGATCCGATTGATGAGATCCTGAAGCTAATGGAACATTTGGGAAGCTTTATTTCACAGTTTAATCCGGCAGTATTTTATGATCTTCAGAAGTATTATCCTCTTGTTTGGGCTGAATTCAGAGTTTTCAGGGAAAAAGAACTGATCGGTTTTGTGGAAGACAATTTAAAAAGAGGGATCAAACTTGAACTTTACAGAAAAGAAATAAAAGTAAAGATCATTGCGCGCCTAAGGATTGAAATGGTTAACCTGGGATTTAATACGGATGTCTTTCCGATCAACCAGTTTAACCATGCTGAAGTCCATGTCGCAATGCTTGAACATTTTCTTCATGGTATAGTAACATTGAAAGGCAATAAAATGATTGCTAAATATCTAAATCACTCAAAATAA
- a CDS encoding clan AA aspartic protease, whose protein sequence is MFSSKTIIDIEMITIEDDGLHLIIETEVNDRKCRLLIDTGASRTVFDRTRIFNYVEEVEREDHDKLSTGLGTDSMPTSSTNLNQFKIGKIRIKNFHAILLDLTHVNSSYEKMGFSPIDGVLGSDVMNKYHAVIDYKKKRLTLNEK, encoded by the coding sequence ATGTTTTCAAGTAAAACGATCATCGATATCGAAATGATCACGATCGAAGATGATGGATTGCATCTTATCATTGAAACGGAAGTCAATGACCGCAAATGCCGGCTGCTCATAGATACCGGTGCTTCACGAACTGTTTTTGACAGAACACGAATTTTTAATTATGTCGAAGAAGTGGAACGCGAAGATCACGACAAACTTTCTACAGGCTTAGGTACAGATAGTATGCCGACAAGTTCGACAAATTTGAATCAATTTAAAATTGGAAAGATCAGGATCAAAAATTTTCATGCAATACTTCTTGACCTTACACATGTCAATTCCAGCTATGAAAAAATGGGATTCAGTCCTATCGATGGAGTTCTTGGTAGTGATGTTATGAATAAATATCATGCGGTAATTGATTATAAGAAAAAGCGTTTGACTTTAAATGAAAAGTGA
- a CDS encoding TolC family protein, with the protein MKKPLIALLILISLGAHSQGPDNVMQFSIKEAIDFSFQHQKDVLNSQLDVEIANSQVKETIGMGLPQISASFDVKDYVKIPVSLIPAEFFGGEAGTYEAVQFGTQWNATAGLSASQLIFEPSYLVGVQAAKTFKELSIKNHDRTKLETAVSVTKAYYMVLLMRDRKNVIDANVSRLQKYNSDIKAMFENGFVEKVDVDRIQVTYNNVLSEQEKFQRLIEITEGNLKLQMGLPQASTINLTDSLNAEEIKTIGVSIDKASPEKRIEYALLKTQEKIQEYNVKRYKAQYLPSLVAYGNLSSSAQRTEFNIFDPAYKWYPVGIIGATLSLNLFDGLQRENKIRHEKLSLRKIKNEITYFEDAIELQVSSSRSSLANAISALKIQEQNLELANSVTNTSKIKYDQGVGSNLEVLNAETSLKEAQSNYYNALYDAIIAKIDLDQSLGNFKY; encoded by the coding sequence ATGAAAAAACCACTCATCGCACTGCTCATACTCATTTCTCTGGGTGCACACTCCCAAGGGCCTGATAACGTAATGCAATTTTCAATTAAGGAAGCCATCGATTTTTCTTTCCAGCATCAGAAGGATGTTCTTAATTCTCAACTGGATGTTGAAATTGCAAATTCACAAGTAAAAGAAACCATAGGAATGGGACTTCCGCAGATTTCTGCAAGTTTCGATGTAAAGGATTATGTAAAAATTCCGGTATCACTTATCCCGGCTGAATTTTTCGGAGGAGAAGCAGGAACATATGAGGCTGTCCAATTCGGAACTCAATGGAATGCAACTGCAGGCTTAAGCGCTTCCCAATTGATCTTTGAACCATCATACTTAGTAGGAGTTCAGGCTGCAAAAACCTTTAAGGAACTTTCCATAAAAAATCACGACCGGACGAAACTTGAAACTGCTGTAAGTGTTACCAAAGCATATTATATGGTATTACTGATGCGTGACAGGAAAAATGTAATTGATGCAAATGTAAGTCGTTTGCAAAAATACAATTCCGATATCAAAGCAATGTTTGAAAATGGCTTTGTAGAAAAGGTTGATGTGGACAGAATTCAGGTAACCTATAACAATGTTCTTTCTGAACAGGAAAAATTTCAACGTCTTATTGAAATTACAGAGGGAAATCTGAAATTACAAATGGGGCTTCCTCAAGCATCAACTATCAATTTAACCGATAGTTTAAATGCAGAAGAAATAAAAACAATAGGAGTTTCAATAGATAAGGCTTCTCCGGAAAAAAGAATTGAATATGCTTTACTGAAGACTCAGGAAAAAATACAGGAATATAACGTTAAGAGATATAAAGCTCAATACCTGCCAAGTCTTGTTGCTTATGGAAATTTAAGTTCAAGTGCACAAAGAACTGAATTCAATATTTTCGATCCTGCATATAAATGGTATCCGGTAGGAATTATCGGTGCAACACTTAGCCTGAATCTTTTTGACGGTTTGCAGAGAGAAAATAAGATCAGACATGAGAAATTAAGTTTGAGAAAAATCAAAAATGAGATAACTTATTTTGAAGATGCTATTGAATTACAAGTTTCATCATCACGTTCTTCACTTGCCAATGCAATTTCAGCTTTGAAGATTCAGGAACAAAATCTTGAACTGGCAAATAGTGTAACTAATACCAGCAAGATAAAATATGATCAGGGGGTTGGATCTAACCTGGAAGTCCTCAATGCAGAAACTTCTTTGAAAGAAGCGCAATCAAATTACTACAATGCTCTGTATGATGCCATCATTGCCAAAATTGATCTTGACCAGTCATTAGGAAATTTTAAATATTAA
- a CDS encoding T9SS type A sorting domain-containing protein, whose amino-acid sequence MKKQLLLTVAFGLIALVISAQNSPTGKKRCYTTEHTAWLQSQNPNLKVQNEIDEIKLQHWLQNYTASRSSNSNAVIVIPVVVHVVYKQAPQNISDAQIMSQIDALNEDFARLNADTNNTPVAFRTAASATQFQFCLAQRDPSGMTTNGIERRQTTVTSFTTNDDVKSFATGGLDAWDVENYFNIWVCNLNGGILGYGEFPATAHTNTYGVVIQFDSFGRVGNVSWPFDEGRTLTHEIGHCFRLFHIWGDDNGLCSGTDNIADTPNQTEETYGCYTFPRLDNCTSTGNGIMFMNYMDYSDDDCLNMFTSNQATRMFVSLNGYYPSLTTSVACDDIIKSVESINDLQFSIYPNPTDGILNIDMYTSKNTNESMKVRVTDAIGKIVAEQEIGQPNGRVHQIDLTKLESGSYFVTVYSQSYKRTVQFVKNN is encoded by the coding sequence ATGAAAAAACAATTACTATTAACTGTTGCATTCGGCCTGATAGCCTTAGTTATTAGTGCACAGAATTCACCTACAGGAAAAAAACGTTGTTATACAACTGAGCACACTGCGTGGCTTCAATCACAAAATCCAAATCTGAAGGTTCAAAATGAAATCGACGAGATAAAATTACAGCATTGGCTGCAAAATTATACTGCTTCACGTTCTTCAAATTCAAATGCTGTTATTGTAATACCTGTTGTTGTTCACGTCGTATACAAACAAGCACCACAAAATATCTCTGACGCTCAGATCATGTCGCAGATAGATGCATTGAATGAAGATTTTGCTCGTTTAAATGCTGATACAAATAATACACCTGTTGCATTCAGAACAGCAGCATCAGCAACGCAATTTCAGTTTTGTCTTGCCCAAAGAGACCCTAGTGGTATGACTACAAATGGTATTGAAAGACGGCAGACTACTGTCACTTCGTTTACTACAAATGACGATGTGAAATCTTTTGCTACCGGTGGATTAGACGCCTGGGATGTAGAAAACTATTTCAATATCTGGGTATGTAATCTTAATGGTGGAATTTTAGGATATGGAGAATTTCCTGCAACCGCACATACAAATACATATGGAGTCGTTATTCAGTTCGATTCTTTTGGCAGGGTAGGAAATGTAAGTTGGCCGTTTGATGAAGGACGTACACTTACTCATGAAATTGGTCACTGTTTCCGGTTGTTTCATATCTGGGGTGATGATAATGGTTTGTGTTCAGGCACAGACAATATAGCTGATACGCCAAATCAAACTGAAGAAACATATGGCTGTTATACATTTCCTCGTTTAGATAATTGTACATCAACAGGAAATGGTATCATGTTTATGAATTATATGGATTACAGTGACGACGATTGTCTGAATATGTTCACTTCAAACCAGGCTACGAGAATGTTTGTCTCTTTAAATGGCTACTATCCTTCATTAACAACATCAGTAGCATGTGACGATATTATTAAAAGTGTTGAATCAATAAACGATCTCCAATTCTCAATCTACCCAAATCCAACAGATGGAATTTTGAATATCGATATGTACACTTCAAAAAACACAAATGAGAGTATGAAAGTTCGTGTTACTGATGCAATCGGAAAAATAGTAGCAGAGCAGGAGATAGGCCAGCCAAATGGTCGTGTTCACCAGATCGATCTTACAAAACTTGAAAGTGGATCTTACTTCGTAACTGTATATAGCCAGTCTTATAAAAGAACTGTTCAGTTTGTAAAAAATAATTGA